The following proteins come from a genomic window of Yinghuangia sp. ASG 101:
- the sdhC gene encoding succinate dehydrogenase, cytochrome b556 subunit, giving the protein MPAGTLYRGREGMWSWVAHRVTGVLIFFFLFAHVLDTALVRVSPEAYDETIEIYKNPFVNVMEYGLVGAVLFHALNGLRIVAVDFWEKGPRFQKQMFWGVVGVWAVLMIGAFYPVLEHTLREIFGS; this is encoded by the coding sequence GTGCCGGCTGGAACGCTCTACCGCGGCCGGGAAGGCATGTGGTCCTGGGTGGCTCATCGAGTCACCGGCGTCCTCATCTTCTTCTTCCTGTTCGCACACGTCCTGGACACCGCGCTCGTGCGCGTGTCCCCCGAGGCGTACGACGAGACGATCGAGATCTACAAGAATCCTTTCGTCAATGTCATGGAGTACGGCCTCGTGGGCGCCGTCCTCTTCCACGCCCTGAACGGCCTGCGCATCGTCGCGGTCGACTTCTGGGAGAAGGGTCCGCGCTTCCAGAAGCAGATGTTCTGGGGTGTCGTCGGCGTGTGGGCCGTCCTCATGATCGGCGCCTTCTACCCCGTGCTGGAGCACACGCTCCGCGAGATCTTCGGGAGCTGA
- a CDS encoding succinate dehydrogenase hydrophobic membrane anchor subunit has protein sequence MALIENAPKITGGGPSIEAPRSKRSPRSTKTNFELYSWLFMRLSGILLVVLVIGHLIIQLVIDGGVSRIGFAFVAGRWANPFWQAWDLIMLWLAELHGVNGLRTIINDYAERDQSRFWLKVLLYTSAVVVLFTGTLVIFTFDPNIGQ, from the coding sequence GTGGCTTTGATCGAGAACGCTCCCAAGATCACCGGCGGCGGCCCGTCCATCGAGGCCCCCCGCTCCAAGCGCTCGCCGCGCTCCACCAAGACCAACTTCGAGCTCTACAGCTGGCTGTTCATGCGGCTGTCGGGCATCCTGCTGGTCGTCCTCGTCATCGGCCACCTGATCATCCAGCTGGTCATCGACGGCGGTGTGTCCCGTATCGGCTTCGCCTTCGTCGCCGGCCGCTGGGCGAACCCGTTCTGGCAGGCGTGGGACCTGATCATGCTGTGGCTCGCCGAGCTGCACGGCGTCAACGGCCTGCGCACGATCATCAACGACTACGCCGAGCGCGACCAGAGCCGCTTCTGGCTCAAGGTGCTGCTCTACACGTCGGCGGTCGTCGTGCTGTTCACCGGCACCCTGGTGATCTTCACCTTCGACCCGAACATCGGCCAGTAG
- the sdhA gene encoding succinate dehydrogenase flavoprotein subunit produces MQIHKYDTVIVGAGGAGMRAALEASKSSRTAVLTKLYPTRSHTGAAQGGMCAALANVEEDNWEWHTFDTVKGGDYLTDQDAAEIMCKEAIDAVLDLEKMGLPFSRTPEGRIDQRRFGGHTRDHGKAAVRRSCYAADRTGHMILQTLFQNCVKQNVEFYNEFYVLDLLLAEDSIGRKTTSGVVAYELASGEVHVFQAKAVIFATGGFGKVFKTTSNAHTLTGDGMGIAWRRGLPLEDMEFYQFHPTGLAGLGILLTEGARGEGGILRNADGERFMERYAPTIKDLAPRDIVARSMVLEVLEGRGAGPNKDYVYLDLTHLPAEQIEEKLPDITEFARTYLGVEPTTELVPVYPTAHYAMGGIPTNVEAEVLSDNDTVVPGLYAAGEVACVSVHGSNRLGTNSLLDINVFGRRAGIAAAKYAQEADFVELPDNPAANVVELIERLRDSDGTERVAQIRSEMQETMDANAGVYRTEETLKQALDDIKALQKRYRNVSIQDKGKRFNTDLLEAVELGFLLDLAEVLVVGAANRKESRGGHAREDHQARDDVNFMKHTMAYREVDANGDYSIRLDWKPVVVTRYQPMERKY; encoded by the coding sequence ATGCAGATCCACAAGTACGACACCGTCATCGTCGGTGCGGGCGGCGCCGGGATGCGCGCGGCCCTCGAAGCCAGCAAGAGCAGCCGAACCGCGGTGCTCACCAAGCTGTACCCGACCCGCTCCCACACCGGCGCCGCGCAGGGCGGCATGTGCGCCGCCCTCGCGAACGTCGAGGAGGACAACTGGGAGTGGCACACGTTCGACACGGTCAAGGGCGGTGACTACCTCACCGACCAGGACGCCGCCGAGATCATGTGCAAGGAGGCGATCGACGCGGTCCTGGATCTGGAGAAGATGGGCCTCCCCTTCTCCCGGACCCCCGAGGGCCGCATCGACCAGCGCCGCTTCGGCGGGCACACCCGCGACCACGGCAAGGCGGCCGTACGCCGGTCCTGCTACGCGGCGGACCGCACCGGCCACATGATCCTCCAGACGCTGTTCCAGAACTGCGTCAAGCAGAACGTCGAGTTCTACAACGAGTTCTACGTCCTCGACCTGCTGCTCGCGGAGGACTCGATCGGCCGCAAGACCACCTCGGGCGTCGTCGCGTACGAACTGGCCTCCGGCGAGGTGCACGTCTTCCAGGCGAAGGCCGTCATCTTCGCGACCGGCGGCTTCGGCAAGGTCTTCAAGACCACCTCGAACGCGCACACCCTGACCGGCGACGGCATGGGCATCGCGTGGCGCCGGGGGCTGCCGCTGGAGGACATGGAGTTCTACCAGTTCCACCCGACCGGCCTCGCGGGCCTGGGCATCCTGCTCACCGAGGGCGCCCGCGGCGAGGGCGGCATCCTGCGCAACGCGGACGGCGAGCGCTTCATGGAGCGCTACGCCCCGACCATCAAGGACCTCGCGCCGCGTGACATCGTCGCGCGCTCGATGGTCCTGGAGGTGCTGGAGGGCCGCGGCGCGGGACCCAACAAGGACTACGTCTACCTCGACCTGACGCACCTGCCGGCCGAGCAGATCGAGGAAAAGCTGCCGGACATCACCGAGTTCGCGCGCACGTACCTCGGTGTCGAGCCGACCACCGAACTGGTCCCCGTGTACCCGACCGCGCACTACGCGATGGGCGGCATCCCGACCAACGTCGAGGCCGAGGTGCTGTCGGACAACGACACGGTCGTCCCCGGCCTGTACGCGGCGGGCGAGGTCGCCTGCGTGTCGGTGCACGGGTCGAACCGCCTGGGCACCAACTCGCTGCTGGACATCAACGTGTTCGGCCGCCGGGCGGGCATCGCCGCCGCGAAGTACGCGCAGGAAGCGGACTTCGTCGAGCTGCCCGACAACCCCGCCGCGAACGTCGTCGAGCTCATCGAGCGCCTGCGCGACAGCGACGGCACCGAGCGGGTCGCGCAGATCCGCTCCGAGATGCAGGAGACGATGGACGCCAACGCGGGCGTCTACCGGACCGAGGAGACCCTCAAGCAGGCCCTCGACGACATCAAGGCGCTCCAGAAGCGCTACCGGAACGTCTCGATCCAGGACAAGGGCAAGCGGTTCAACACCGACCTGCTCGAAGCCGTCGAGCTGGGCTTCCTGCTCGACCTCGCCGAGGTCCTGGTGGTCGGCGCCGCCAACCGCAAGGAGTCCCGCGGCGGCCACGCGCGCGAGGACCACCAGGCGCGCGACGACGTCAACTTCATGAAGCACACGATGGCGTACCGCGAGGTCGACGCGAACGGCGACTACTCGATCCGACTGGACTGGAAGCCGGTCGTCGTCACCCGCTACCAGCCGATGGAGCGTAAGTACTGA
- a CDS encoding succinate dehydrogenase iron-sulfur subunit — translation MTAVIDENPAASPAQKPARDHTPITITLRIRRFLPDLLGPNGEPPVPFWQDFQVEADPTERILTAMLKVKGEQDGSLTFRRSCAHGICGSDAMRINGRNRLACKTLVKDLDVTKPITIEAIKGLEVEKDLVVDMDPFFQSFKDVMPFLITSGNEPTRERLQSPEDRERFDDTTKCILCACCTTSCPVFWTDGQYFGPAAIVNAHRFIFDSRDEGAEQRLEILNEKEGVWRCRTTFNCTDACPRGIEVTKAIQEVKRALIFRRV, via the coding sequence ATGACTGCCGTTATCGACGAAAACCCCGCCGCGTCGCCCGCGCAGAAGCCGGCACGGGACCACACGCCTATCACCATCACGCTCCGGATCCGGCGCTTCCTCCCCGACCTGCTCGGCCCGAACGGCGAGCCCCCCGTGCCGTTCTGGCAGGACTTCCAGGTCGAGGCGGACCCGACCGAGCGGATCCTGACCGCGATGCTCAAGGTCAAGGGCGAGCAGGACGGGTCGCTGACGTTCCGCCGCTCGTGCGCGCACGGCATCTGCGGCTCGGACGCGATGCGCATCAACGGCCGCAACCGGCTCGCGTGCAAGACGCTGGTCAAGGACCTCGACGTCACCAAGCCCATCACGATCGAGGCGATCAAGGGCCTGGAGGTCGAGAAGGACCTCGTCGTCGACATGGACCCGTTCTTCCAGTCCTTCAAGGACGTGATGCCGTTCCTGATCACGTCCGGCAACGAGCCGACGCGCGAGCGCCTGCAGTCGCCCGAGGACCGCGAGCGGTTCGACGACACGACCAAGTGCATCCTGTGCGCGTGCTGCACGACGTCCTGCCCGGTCTTCTGGACCGACGGCCAGTACTTCGGCCCGGCCGCGATCGTCAACGCCCACCGGTTCATCTTCGACTCGCGGGACGAGGGCGCCGAACAGCGCCTGGAGATCCTCAACGAGAAGGAGGGCGTGTGGCGCTGCCGCACGACCTTCAACTGCACCGACGCGTGCCCGCGCGGCATCGAGGTCACGAAGGCGATCCAGGAGGTCAAGCGCGCGCTGATCTTCCGCCGCGTGTGA
- a CDS encoding DUF6177 family protein: MTTDLIALTDRMPDPWSLVAGLMSGGPDTRVTVAGEGAVIRLTDDEGRPLAYVEAPFLVHTPGEVTRLLGVDVAGPVWWTEVRAATAARHAEALASTIATRLAALLGGTVWPASATAPDGGSAPVTGLATAVAHAAEQPSVDVLTDKVAVVIQDRPIVAMTAWLSDALRATTVSERGLQIVTPRTARLSFPTRVALAGYPNRWVVKDGRGGYHDGLTGAELVWKEGEFTSTQKMSQVWAEATARAEDIGEQQLLVTFTTRLPAAHDLVVGGGLEAAWRHVLDGAEPAGWGSAEPAGATWSREDLTALARQRVPDPLWAVASGVRDPATLGDAAAVLAAVRIALTGGGVEEDVTFAVGYPAGAEPPLGTLRALAAELVTDHNLVSMLVQRRRARADLTIPAHLEPAPAPVAFVLGAEGVRSIGRDAAAHPPLAVRPTPLGTRADRGLYYPLADAGWQGFQELMGHLHDLDPDKKSA, encoded by the coding sequence ATGACCACCGACCTGATCGCGCTCACCGACCGCATGCCCGACCCCTGGAGCCTGGTCGCCGGGCTGATGTCCGGCGGCCCCGACACCCGTGTGACCGTGGCCGGCGAAGGCGCGGTCATCAGGCTCACCGACGACGAGGGCCGCCCGCTCGCGTACGTCGAGGCGCCGTTCCTGGTGCACACCCCCGGCGAGGTCACCCGCCTGCTCGGCGTGGACGTGGCCGGGCCGGTGTGGTGGACGGAGGTGCGGGCGGCCACCGCGGCGCGGCACGCCGAGGCGCTGGCGAGCACGATCGCCACGCGGCTCGCGGCGCTGCTCGGCGGGACGGTGTGGCCCGCGTCCGCCACGGCCCCGGACGGCGGTTCGGCACCCGTGACCGGCCTCGCCACCGCCGTCGCGCACGCCGCGGAGCAGCCCTCGGTCGACGTGCTCACCGACAAGGTGGCGGTGGTCATCCAGGACCGCCCGATCGTGGCGATGACCGCGTGGCTGTCCGACGCCCTGCGCGCGACGACGGTGAGCGAGCGCGGCCTCCAGATCGTCACGCCGCGCACCGCCCGCCTGTCGTTCCCGACCCGCGTCGCGCTGGCCGGATACCCCAACCGCTGGGTGGTCAAGGACGGCAGAGGCGGCTACCACGACGGTCTCACCGGAGCCGAACTCGTCTGGAAGGAAGGCGAGTTCACCTCGACGCAGAAGATGTCCCAGGTCTGGGCCGAGGCCACCGCCCGCGCGGAGGACATCGGCGAGCAGCAACTCCTCGTCACCTTCACCACCCGCCTCCCGGCCGCCCACGACCTGGTGGTCGGCGGCGGCCTGGAGGCGGCGTGGCGGCACGTGCTCGACGGTGCCGAGCCCGCGGGCTGGGGCTCGGCCGAGCCCGCCGGGGCGACATGGTCGCGCGAGGACCTGACCGCGCTCGCCCGGCAGCGCGTACCGGACCCGCTGTGGGCCGTCGCGTCGGGCGTCCGCGATCCCGCCACCCTCGGCGACGCCGCCGCCGTGCTCGCCGCCGTACGGATCGCGCTGACCGGCGGGGGCGTCGAGGAGGACGTCACGTTCGCGGTCGGCTACCCGGCCGGCGCCGAACCGCCGCTCGGCACGCTGCGCGCGCTGGCCGCGGAACTGGTCACCGACCACAACCTGGTCTCGATGCTCGTGCAGCGCCGCCGCGCACGGGCGGACCTCACCATCCCGGCCCACCTGGAACCCGCCCCGGCACCCGTCGCGTTCGTGCTCGGCGCGGAGGGGGTGCGCTCCATCGGCCGCGACGCCGCCGCGCACCCGCCGCTCGCCGTACGCCCGACGCCGCTGGGCACCCGGGCCGACCGGGGCCTGTACTACCCGCTCGCCGACGCCGGATGGCAGGGTTTCCAGGAACTCATGGGCCACCTGCACGACTTGGACCCCGACAAGAAGTCGGCCTGA
- the eccCa gene encoding type VII secretion protein EccCa codes for MSTRLIHRPARTTRPLPAPAERRVESPPNLPEGKAGSPITSLLPMVGVMGSVVMMTIVRNSKFAALGAVVLVIALLGGVVLVFSQRGKAGRTRRVQRERYLEYLEELRDELAGEDRGRRAAARELHPLPEALYGLVTDPARLWERRRHDADFLHVRVATGAVTVRVLALDEHGGTVLTPPDRFMLNEAAGLRERFATAPDMPVTVPLDRVGDVSVIGERDDVVRVVRTLVTQAAVTHAPDDVALALAAPDRRMADWTWLKWLPHVLDTEAWDGPVNARRIAPDLADLGRGLASELRQRAAFAAELRRGLARREALAYIKRLLVVDDCHGEPAREVLRPDTAVPLRDMGVTVLHLLADRTHEPDHVAVRITVTGRTLTVEDLRGAEPATVHGTLEEVTAAGADGLARMLAPLRLSPESTATAGTPLSGPVDFGGQLAIDDPAALDLPRLWASRRGTQSFLRVPVGLGDDHEPVLLDLKEAAELGMGPHGLCVGATGSGKSELLRTLVLALVATHPPEDLAMVLVDYKGGATFAPFASLPHVAGVITNLENKVGLVERVHASLAGEVKRRQQVLKDAGNIADISTYAATRAERPELAPLPHLFVVIDEFGELLTAKPDFIDLFLSIGRIGRSIGIHLLLSSQRIEGGKLKGLDTYLSYRLGLRTFSPEESRTVLDTTDAFHLPPIPGFGYLKVDTSVYERFKASYVSGPYQGPTRFDGPEDDGPSVLPYPAFNTLGRADDEKAPDAAEPAAPPRRTVGPTQLTTVVDQLRDAAPPVPKIWLPPLPDALTLDACAGGLTAGRRGMRFTRRSAVAGASAGDAGVMRVPLGLLDDPARQWQGQWMLDLTRAGGHVAVIGGPQTGKTTLLRTLVLSLALSHTPEEVAVYGLDLMGGGLQALAGLPHVGGVAGRSDRERAARVVEEIRGMLTARQDAFRDHGIDSVDHLRRLRAQGRLAELGPADIVLVIDGFGALRDDFDALDDGVADLLKRGGGYGVHIVAGMLRWNDVRIAAQSTFGTRVELRLNDPTDSGIDRRLAQTIAAEEYGRALTEAKLFAQVALPRIDGEASAENLGSAVESAVRAVRSAWSGPTAPPVRVLPAKFSAGKLPSHTAEPTRVPIGLDQTALRPVLLDLFHRDQHLVVFGDSECGKTNLLKVIARGLMDRYTDEELVFAVMDPRRGLLGLVPEAYRGGYAHNGRLAAALATAVASELEKRMPDDVPEPEDLAAGTAAPPGPRIVVLVDDYDVLTTAGQQPLSAFVPYIPSSADIGLHFVVSRRVAGASRGLYEPFMTTLRESGTAALVMTGHRSEGQLFPGVYAAKRPPGRGTYIERTGGNRLIQTALAPENDDPEPEAPPTPDHG; via the coding sequence ATGAGCACCCGTCTGATCCACCGCCCGGCACGGACCACCCGGCCGCTGCCCGCCCCCGCCGAGCGCCGCGTCGAATCGCCGCCGAACCTCCCCGAGGGCAAGGCCGGTTCGCCGATCACGTCGCTTCTCCCGATGGTCGGCGTCATGGGCTCGGTCGTGATGATGACCATCGTCCGCAACAGCAAGTTCGCCGCCCTCGGCGCGGTCGTCCTCGTCATCGCCCTGCTCGGCGGCGTCGTCCTCGTCTTCTCGCAGCGCGGCAAGGCCGGGCGCACCCGGCGCGTGCAGCGCGAGCGCTACCTCGAATACCTGGAGGAACTGCGCGACGAACTCGCCGGCGAGGACCGGGGCCGGCGCGCCGCCGCCCGCGAACTGCACCCCCTGCCCGAGGCGTTGTACGGCCTGGTCACCGACCCCGCCCGGCTGTGGGAACGCCGCCGCCACGACGCCGACTTCCTGCACGTGCGCGTCGCCACCGGCGCGGTCACCGTCCGCGTCCTCGCACTCGACGAGCACGGCGGGACGGTGCTGACCCCGCCGGACCGCTTCATGCTCAACGAGGCCGCCGGGCTGCGGGAACGCTTCGCGACCGCCCCCGACATGCCGGTGACCGTGCCGCTCGACCGGGTCGGCGACGTGAGCGTCATCGGCGAACGCGACGACGTCGTCCGCGTCGTCCGCACCCTCGTCACCCAGGCCGCCGTCACCCACGCCCCCGACGACGTCGCCCTCGCCCTGGCCGCCCCCGACCGGCGGATGGCCGACTGGACGTGGCTCAAATGGCTCCCGCACGTCCTCGACACCGAGGCGTGGGACGGCCCGGTCAACGCCCGCCGGATCGCCCCCGACCTCGCCGACCTCGGCCGCGGCCTCGCCTCCGAACTACGCCAACGGGCCGCGTTCGCCGCCGAGTTGCGCCGCGGCCTGGCCCGCCGCGAGGCCCTGGCCTACATCAAGCGGCTGCTCGTCGTCGACGACTGCCACGGCGAGCCCGCCCGCGAGGTCCTGCGCCCGGACACGGCCGTCCCGCTGCGCGACATGGGCGTCACCGTGCTGCACTTGCTCGCCGACCGCACGCACGAGCCCGACCATGTCGCGGTCCGCATCACCGTGACCGGCCGGACCCTCACCGTCGAGGACCTGCGCGGCGCCGAACCGGCGACCGTGCACGGCACGCTGGAGGAGGTCACCGCGGCCGGCGCGGACGGCCTCGCCCGCATGCTCGCCCCCCTGCGGCTCTCCCCGGAATCCACCGCGACCGCCGGCACACCGCTGTCCGGACCGGTCGACTTCGGCGGCCAACTCGCGATCGACGACCCCGCCGCGCTCGACCTGCCCCGGCTGTGGGCGTCCCGGCGCGGCACCCAGTCGTTCCTGCGCGTGCCGGTCGGCCTCGGCGACGACCACGAGCCGGTGCTCCTGGACCTCAAGGAGGCCGCCGAACTGGGCATGGGGCCACACGGCCTGTGCGTCGGCGCGACCGGCTCGGGCAAAAGCGAACTCCTGCGCACCCTCGTCCTCGCGCTGGTGGCCACCCACCCGCCCGAGGACCTGGCGATGGTCCTCGTCGACTACAAGGGCGGCGCCACCTTCGCGCCCTTCGCGTCGCTGCCGCACGTCGCGGGCGTCATCACCAACCTGGAGAACAAGGTCGGCCTGGTCGAGCGCGTGCACGCGAGCCTCGCCGGCGAGGTCAAGCGGCGCCAACAGGTGCTCAAGGACGCCGGCAACATCGCCGACATCTCGACCTACGCCGCCACTCGCGCCGAACGGCCCGAACTCGCGCCGCTGCCCCACCTGTTCGTCGTCATCGACGAGTTCGGCGAACTTCTCACCGCCAAACCGGACTTCATCGACCTCTTCCTGTCCATCGGCCGTATCGGCCGGTCCATCGGCATCCACCTGCTGCTGTCCAGCCAGCGCATCGAAGGCGGCAAACTCAAAGGCCTCGACACCTACTTGTCCTACCGGCTCGGCCTGCGCACCTTCTCGCCGGAGGAGTCCCGCACGGTCCTCGACACCACCGACGCGTTCCACCTCCCGCCGATCCCCGGCTTCGGCTACCTCAAGGTCGACACCAGCGTGTACGAGCGCTTCAAGGCGAGCTACGTGTCCGGCCCCTACCAGGGCCCCACCCGGTTCGACGGCCCCGAGGACGACGGGCCGTCGGTGCTGCCGTACCCCGCGTTCAACACCCTCGGGCGCGCCGACGACGAGAAGGCGCCGGACGCCGCCGAACCCGCCGCGCCCCCGCGCCGAACCGTCGGACCCACCCAGCTCACCACCGTCGTCGACCAACTCCGCGACGCCGCACCGCCGGTGCCCAAGATCTGGCTGCCGCCGCTGCCCGACGCCCTGACCCTGGACGCCTGCGCGGGCGGGTTGACCGCGGGCAGGCGCGGCATGCGGTTCACCCGGCGCTCCGCGGTCGCGGGAGCGTCGGCCGGCGACGCCGGGGTCATGCGCGTACCGCTGGGGTTGCTCGACGACCCCGCCCGCCAGTGGCAGGGCCAGTGGATGCTGGACCTGACCCGGGCGGGCGGCCACGTCGCCGTCATCGGCGGCCCGCAGACCGGCAAGACGACGCTGCTGCGCACCCTCGTGCTGTCCCTCGCGCTGAGCCACACACCCGAGGAAGTCGCCGTCTACGGGCTCGACCTGATGGGCGGCGGCCTCCAGGCGCTCGCCGGGCTGCCGCACGTCGGGGGCGTGGCCGGGCGCTCCGACCGCGAGCGCGCGGCGCGCGTCGTCGAGGAGATCCGCGGCATGCTGACGGCCCGTCAGGACGCCTTCCGCGACCACGGCATCGACTCCGTGGACCACCTGCGGCGCCTTCGCGCGCAGGGCCGCCTCGCCGAACTCGGGCCCGCCGACATCGTGTTGGTGATCGACGGATTCGGCGCGCTGCGCGACGACTTCGACGCGCTCGACGACGGCGTCGCGGACCTGCTCAAGCGCGGCGGCGGCTACGGCGTGCACATCGTCGCGGGCATGCTGCGCTGGAACGACGTGCGCATCGCCGCGCAGTCCACGTTCGGCACACGCGTCGAACTGCGGCTCAACGACCCGACGGACAGCGGCATCGACCGCCGCCTCGCGCAGACCATCGCCGCCGAGGAGTACGGCCGGGCACTGACCGAGGCCAAGCTGTTCGCCCAGGTGGCGCTGCCGCGCATCGACGGCGAGGCGTCCGCGGAGAACCTGGGCAGTGCCGTGGAGAGCGCCGTACGCGCGGTGCGTTCGGCGTGGTCCGGGCCCACCGCGCCGCCCGTGCGCGTGCTGCCCGCCAAGTTCTCCGCCGGGAAACTGCCGTCGCACACCGCCGAGCCGACGCGCGTGCCGATCGGGCTCGACCAGACCGCCCTGCGGCCCGTGCTGCTCGACCTGTTCCACCGCGACCAGCACCTCGTCGTCTTCGGCGACAGCGAGTGCGGCAAGACCAATCTGCTCAAGGTGATCGCGCGCGGCCTGATGGACCGCTACACCGACGAGGAGCTGGTGTTCGCGGTCATGGATCCGCGGCGCGGCCTGCTCGGCCTGGTGCCGGAGGCCTACCGGGGCGGGTACGCGCACAACGGCCGGCTCGCCGCCGCGCTGGCCACGGCGGTCGCGAGCGAGCTGGAGAAGCGGATGCCGGACGACGTCCCCGAGCCGGAGGACCTCGCGGCCGGCACCGCGGCCCCGCCCGGTCCGCGCATCGTCGTCCTGGTCGACGACTACGACGTGCTCACGACCGCGGGGCAGCAGCCGCTGAGCGCGTTCGTCCCGTACATCCCCTCCTCGGCCGACATCGGCCTGCACTTCGTCGTCAGCCGACGCGTCGCGGGCGCCTCGCGGGGCCTGTACGAGCCGTTCATGACCACGCTCCGCGAGAGCGGCACCGCGGCCCTCGTGATGACCGGACACCGCTCGGAAGGCCAGCTCTTCCCGGGCGTGTACGCGGCCAAGCGCCCGCCCGGGCGCGGCACCTACATCGAACGCACCGGCGGCAACCGCCTGATCCAGACCGCTCTCGCCCCCGAGAACGACGACCCCGAACCGGAGGCGCCCCCCACCCCCGACCACGGCTGA
- a CDS encoding EsaB/YukD family protein, giving the protein MTSTTRSHAALSRVTVVGERRRIDLLLPSEEPVGHLLPDILRMLEEPPGTTPGVRRFVTGTGAVLAPDDTLASAAIADGTVLRLVHRRETPAAPVVHDVTDEVAEDIDTRRWRWDDRIRNAAAGTAAIALSVIAASLARGWYGADKVAGWLVGVGLGAAALGALASLLRNRELGGVLILLGGVVGGMGAWSAADESHRVRLAAIGLAVVLVLALAAVCTPLGRGGFVGAGVFAVLVGGWEAGAAVIDEGYRVGAVMGAVAVLTLGLLPRYAVMAAGLTRLDDQRSGGAAVGRHQVDTALAATHRGLALATVASAGCVAVGGWFALREVTAWTVAVAALLAVVVMSRARAFPLAVEVAALLAAGAVLAVRLFVVWADRPDRSAGGPLAALCVLALLPLTVFVVRPPDHVRVRLRRFANVVETLGVVALIPVCIGAFGVYGRLLETF; this is encoded by the coding sequence ATGACCAGCACCACCCGGTCCCATGCCGCGTTGAGTCGGGTGACCGTGGTCGGGGAGCGCCGGCGCATCGACCTACTGCTCCCGTCCGAGGAGCCCGTGGGCCACCTGCTGCCCGACATACTGCGCATGCTGGAGGAGCCGCCCGGCACCACCCCGGGCGTCCGCAGGTTCGTCACCGGCACCGGAGCGGTGCTGGCCCCCGACGACACCCTCGCCTCCGCCGCGATCGCCGACGGCACCGTGCTGCGCCTCGTCCACCGCCGCGAGACACCGGCCGCGCCGGTCGTGCACGACGTCACCGACGAGGTGGCCGAGGACATCGACACCCGGCGCTGGCGCTGGGACGACCGCATCCGCAACGCCGCGGCCGGCACCGCCGCGATCGCGCTGAGCGTCATCGCCGCGTCGCTGGCCCGGGGGTGGTACGGCGCCGACAAGGTCGCCGGCTGGCTGGTCGGCGTCGGGCTCGGCGCCGCGGCCCTCGGCGCGCTCGCGTCGCTGCTGCGCAACCGCGAACTGGGCGGCGTCCTGATCCTGTTGGGCGGCGTCGTCGGGGGCATGGGCGCGTGGTCGGCGGCCGACGAGTCCCATCGCGTGCGCCTCGCCGCGATCGGCCTCGCGGTCGTCCTCGTCCTCGCCCTGGCCGCGGTCTGCACACCGCTCGGGCGGGGCGGGTTCGTCGGCGCGGGCGTGTTCGCGGTGCTCGTCGGCGGCTGGGAGGCCGGCGCGGCGGTGATCGACGAGGGGTACCGCGTCGGCGCGGTCATGGGCGCCGTCGCGGTCCTCACCCTGGGCCTCCTGCCGCGCTACGCCGTGATGGCGGCCGGCCTGACCCGGCTCGACGACCAGCGGTCGGGCGGCGCCGCGGTCGGCCGGCACCAGGTCGACACCGCGCTCGCCGCGACCCACCGGGGGCTCGCGCTGGCCACCGTGGCGTCGGCCGGATGCGTCGCCGTGGGCGGGTGGTTCGCGCTGCGCGAGGTCACCGCGTGGACCGTCGCGGTCGCGGCGCTCCTCGCGGTCGTCGTGATGTCGCGGGCGCGCGCGTTCCCGCTCGCCGTCGAGGTCGCGGCGCTCCTCGCGGCCGGGGCGGTGCTCGCCGTACGCCTGTTCGTCGTCTGGGCCGACCGCCCGGACCGGTCGGCGGGCGGGCCGCTGGCCGCCCTGTGCGTCCTCGCGCTGCTCCCGCTCACGGTGTTCGTCGTGCGCCCGCCCGACCACGTGCGCGTCCGGCTGCGACGGTTCGCCAACGTCGTCGAGACGCTGGGGGTGGTGGCGCTGATCCCCGTCTGCATCGGCGCGTTCGGCGTCTACGGGCGTCTGCTGGAGACGTTCTGA
- a CDS encoding pore-forming ESAT-6 family protein produces MGANSDRRSYDIGASGDAQTNLQTVITQLEQVISDRDSQVKTAMADFQADGVSDQYHGVEQRWNSAAGEVRSIIGLLKTTLETNDGTAQTTLSRAKAAVDGIG; encoded by the coding sequence ATGGGAGCGAACAGCGACCGGCGCAGCTACGACATCGGCGCCTCGGGTGACGCGCAGACCAATCTGCAGACCGTCATCACGCAGCTGGAGCAGGTCATTTCGGACCGCGACAGCCAGGTGAAGACGGCCATGGCCGACTTCCAGGCGGACGGTGTGTCCGACCAGTACCACGGCGTCGAGCAGCGCTGGAACAGCGCGGCGGGCGAAGTGCGGTCGATCATCGGCCTGTTGAAGACGACGCTGGAGACGAACGACGGGACCGCCCAGACGACGCTGAGCCGCGCGAAGGCCGCGGTCGACGGCATCGGCTGA